The Cytophagales bacterium genomic sequence GTAAAACAGCAAGTGCGAAGGCAGTATAATAGCAGCTTGCTTTCAGCCCCACGAACGGTATCATGTAAAAGCCAAACAAAAAAGTAGTAATAATTCCTCCAAATGTTGATATAGCATAAACCGTTCCTGCTGCCTTCCCAACTTTTTCTAACTCTGTAGTAACCAATCTAATGGTAAGAGGAGCGATCATGCCAAAACAGGCGATCGGGGGAAGTAAAAATATAATACAGGAAACAGTAGTACCTGTCCTCAGCCAATTACTTCCTGTAGCTCTTTCCAGACTAATGAAGTACCCCATGATCATTTTAGACGTATGAGGCATTATAGCTACTAAAACAGCAGAAATTGCGATAATAATGAACAAGACTTTTACGTAGGGATATCGTTTTGAAATAATACCCCCAAGAAAATAACCTGTTGCCAAACCTCCCAATGTTATGGCTAATACCGGAGCCCAAACATAAAGGGAAGTACCAAAAAACGGGGAGATCAGTTTTGCGCTGATCAATTCTACGGCCATCACAGCGCCTCCTTCTATGAATACCGTAAAATACAAGTACCGCCTCCAGTAAGATGAAATTTCTGTGTTGTTCATACCTTTTTGCGCATGGCGCATAGAGTCCCATTAAATATAAGAGATTTAACGGGGTAAACATAGCCCCGCCAATTTGGCGGGGATCAACCTCGAGTACTCGGGGCCATGCGAAATTATTTTGTGCAATATTAATCAATTAAAAAGGAAAGATTAAAAAAAATATTTTTATTTTTGGAGGTAATTTTTTATACAACCGTACAAGTTTGCACCAGGTGGGGAATTATTTTGAGAGGATTATTTTTTTGTTAATTACCTCATCATTGGTGATTAAACGAACGATATAAATGCCGTTGGGGTAGCTGCTCAGGTTGATTTGGTAGTTTTTTTGAAGGATTGCTCCTTCTGATACTGCATATATTTCATTACCCAATATATCTGAGATGACAATTTTTATACTTTCCTTATTATTTAAGCTGACTTCTAAATTAAATATGCCATTTGTTGGATTAGGATATAAATAAAAATTTTCCTGGCTCAATATATTACTAAGCGCTTTATTGTTAAGTTCATTATATTTGATTATTGAATCATTTAAATTAAAAATAACCACAGGTTCTTCCTCATAAGGCATGTATCGGCCTACTCCTGTATTACACCCTCTAAGGCAGCCTTGACCGGTTATCCTGAAAAAAGACCCTGTTCCTGCTATTGCATGGAAACCATTAGTTAATCTTACAAAAGGTGCATTGAATGTGACGGATGTACCGCTTTGGACGGTGCAGTTGGATGCTACAATAGAAGTAGTTGCTTCATATACTCCGTTGTAGGTTCTTTGACCAGGTAAAGGAGGAGCTGAAAAAGAAACAACACTTGCACTTGTATGTAAATCGTTTGCATTATTAAAATTATAACTAATTCTACAAGGATCTCTTCCACCTAATCCAGTAAAACTAAGAGTAATAGGAGCAAGCCAGTCTTTTAACCGTGTTGAAGCAGAACCTCCTTCATCCCAAGATATATCAAATCGACCGTAATTGTCTTTATCATTTTGATTATCACATGAAGCACCTCCACCATAAAGTTGTCCAACAATGAGATTAAATTGATTGAATAATGGAGAACCTGATGAACCACCTTCAGTGGTACCTGATGCCCATTTAAACTTCCAACATTTTGCACCAAGAAATTTTCTCCTTCTTGGTTTTTTATCATATACTGAAATTTTCTTAATATCGCCTGATGGATGATGGATTCCTACACCATTCTCCGGTCTTGCATTGTCTTTATACCATCCAGCATAGTAGGTATTGAAATCACCTGGTGGACTTGCACTTAGTTCTAATAAAGCAAAATCAGAACCACTACGACTTGCTCGAAGTAAAGATCCAGAAATAGAATATGTTGTTGTTGGTTGATCTATTGGATTTGCACAAATAGGGCTTTGGTAATTGAAAATAAAAAGCCAATCGCTAATATTACCTGCTGATGATGATGTTACACAATGATTAGCGGTTAATAAATAAGGTCTTAAATCACTCCTTAAGTTATTGACTAAGGCACCTGAACAAAGGGTTACATGATGACCATTAGTATTGAGTCTGAGTATATAAGCAACCGAACGCCTTTGATTACACCAACCATTACCTTCCGGACACCTTACGTTTATATTACAAGCACCAGATGATCCAAAACCTGTAATAGGATGTGATTTATGAAATAAATTTTTATATACATGAACTACACCAGACACATTAATATTTCCATGTTGTATAACATTAGATGGTTCATAATATTCTAAAATAATAGTTTCACCTTGTATAGGACCAGCAGAAAATCTGTTATAGGGCTTATTATTTTGCTCAGTAAAGCCACCAATCCATGCACTTTTATCTTCATTGTAGATATAAAGTATTGCCCCTTGTGGTAACCAGAATTGATTAAAAACCAATAAAATATCATAAGCGCCAATTGATTTTATTTTTAATCTCCAAATTAAACTTCCATCATCTAATGTATCCCATAAACCAGAATTATTTAATCCCAAATTTACAGGCATAGAATAACCAAAACTAAATGTTTTTTCCTTTATTGTTGTATCTGCTAATTGCAAACTATCTTGAAATAAAAGCAAGGATGTATCAACGGGAGGCATATTAGTAATCGGGATTATTTTGTTTTTGATTGAAGGTGAGCAATTTGGTAAAAATGTATGTGGAATACCTCCAATATTTATCTGTGAAAATATTTTACTATTAATCGTAATAATAAATATAATAATTATTAAACAGGAAATTCTTGATAATTTTTCCATAATAGTTTGAAATAAATAAAATGATTCTAATTTATTAAAATATTTAGACAAATTATTATTGTTTTTCAAATATCATCTTTTCTGTATCATTATTAAATAATAGATAAAGATTGTATTTAGTTACTTGATAAGAAGTTACAATATAGATTGCATTCCAAAACTTTTTTCCCCATTCCGGCTCTGCAACTTTAGTCCCACCAAATTCTAAAACTTCAATTTTATTGTTATCATTTAATTTATATTTTCCAGATACAGAATTAGTAACTGTATGTCCATTTAATTTACCTTTTTTACCTTTATCAGAAAACTCAATGATAATTGAACGACTTATGTTTTGTGGTTCATATGTTATGGTATCATTATTAATATCTTCATAACTTATTAGTTTCCACTTTCCTGTTAATGTATTATTATCTTTTTTACAACTAGTATTAAAAAGTAAAAAAATAAAAAATACAACATACATTTCTGTTCTCTTCATATTAATAGTCACTTATATCAAATTTAACATAGTAATCATCAGGGACTTTAGGAACTATTACCCAGTTCATCGTATGGAATAACATTTCACATATTGGGCCTTTTCCAGTGAGCTTTACAGTATATCTATATTGTTTATTAGCATCATTTTTACATATTTTTTTAGAATAAAAATCTTCAGAACATGTTCCTTCCATGTATTTTCCTAATAATGTGTATTTAATAAAATCAATATCAAAGAGTATATAAGTTGAATCATAATCAATAAATGGTTGAAAAACAGCTTGATAAGTAGAATCATTATTAATAATGTACTCAATAGAATCATAAAAACAACAGCCCAAATCTATGATTTGAATATTATCTACTTCCACATAACCTTCCGGACATAAAAGTATAGGGGGGTCTTTTTTACAACCACAGCCCGTTGATAACAATAATATGGTGAATAGACATACTAAAATTTCCTTCATTATTTTTTCTTGATATTACTTAACATATCCTTAATCTCTTGTACATCCTTTTCTATTTTAATATTTTTCTTATTAAGTTCCTCATTTTGTAGTGTTAATATCTTGACTGTAGTTTTTAATTCATTAATTTCATTCTGCTGACTCGCATTTACTTTTTTTATAGAAAATATATCACTCATCATTGCATTAATTTCTTCTTTTATCTCGATCAGGTAAAGGAATATTTCTTCTACTTTTTTTACCAAAGCTTTAGTAATAAAACCCAGGCTTAGACCTTTGCCAATTACTTCTTCAGTGGTAGGTATCCCATCCAGGCTTTGATTTATAATGATATGAGGTTTTACTGTTCTGAGCAAGTCAGGCAATGGATAGTTTGGATGTAAAACGTAGTCAGCCCAGCCATCAACCATCATAATAATATCATCAGATGAAACAATTTTACCATCAACCTGCAGCATGGCATCAGCAAATGCGCCTGTTTTTTGTCTTTGGCCAATGATTACCTTTCCAAAAAAGAGGGCAGCCGGCCCACTCCCTGCCTGGGTTACAGAGAGTATAGTCTCTGAACGATTACCAGAAAAATTTACTAACGATGTAACACCTGAGGGTTGTGCGGTGTGATTATGATGTACATAAAATCGTCCATTACCAGTAAATCCGATAAGTTCCAACTGTTGTGAGCCTGTTCCTTGCGTGGCCTCTCTTAAAATAAGATCGCTATTTCCAGCTATTCTAACATCCCCGTCAAAATAACCTGCCCATGTTCTGGTCCCTTTAATGTTATCAATTGCAATCATGGCAGATACAGCGCCATTATTTATGCCGGGATAGCTTGTGATAGTTCCTCTTAATTCAGAATATGAACCACCTATCCAGGTTTTCAGCACATTAGCATTCAGAACTATTAGACTATCCAGGTCGGCAATACTTACTGCACCTGTGGCAAATGCATTGGATGAAGATACAATTCGTGAAGGTCTAACTACACCTAATACCCCGCCAATCATATGACCAGAAATATGAAATGCCTGTGAAAATCCAATCCTTGCCTCATAAGTACCTTGTATGGTAGAAAAATTTGTTCCGCCATTTGCCTGAAAAGCGCTGATAGCTCCTCTGTCATCAAGCGTTCCAACGTCAACTCTGATGGCAGGCTTATACTTAAAAAATTCAGGCGTTTGTACTATATGTATTTTTGAATTTATATCTGGTGTGGTAGTTCCCACGCCCAAATTCTCAAAGTCCGGGCATAAAAAGGCACTTACAGCCCCATCATCCTGCAATGCGGTAGTAGGAGAGGGACATGCTGCTCCTGTCGGTACATTTAATCCAGGTGGTATTATCACTCCCCCTCCTGGCAGACCATACACAAATGTGCTTATCAGTATAAAGCATACTGCAAACGATAGTAATTTTAGATTTTTCATAACATAGAGTTTTTTTGATTAAAAATTCTGCACGAAGGTAATAAGGGATTATTATGTATATAATAAAACATATAAAAAATTTTCAGAAAATTGTGTAAGATTTTCAGATTTATATTGTTAAAGCGTTGAAGATGTGTGAGTTGGGCTATGTTTTTTCTTATAAGAGCTTAGTGTTTCACCTTCAGTTTTTTTGAATTGATTAGATAAATATTGTACGCTGCTATAACGCATTTTTTTCGCAATTTTAGTTTCGGTTAGTTCGCCTTCTATTAACAATTGCTTTACACGTACTCTCTTTTGAGAAATGATATATTTTTCAATTGTGATCTTCTCTACCGATTTAAAAAGTCCACTCAGATAGTTGTAATTCATTCCAATACTTCCACTTATATAATCAGAGTTGTTCCTATTTATTTTGCTATTAAAAATTAAATTATTTATGGTACCTTTTATCTCTGCTACTATCATTTGCTTTCTGCCAAGAATAAGCTGCATATTATTATTTCTTAAAATAACCCTTATCCTCATCAACTGAAACTGACCAGGTTTATTGGCAAGGATGATCTTTCCTGTCATTATATTATTAACATGAATATTATTTATTTCTAATTGTTCCTTTAACACACGCATACAGTTATCACATGTTAGATTTTTTATCTTTAAAGAATAATTTTTCATTGTAATTCTATGTATTTTATTGCAATGTAGGTAATTTATAAACAAACACTATTATTTATCAGGATTATTTCATATCTTTGCGTAATAGCATTAACAATAATGAGTGAAATAGACAAAAATGAGCTTAAAAAAGAGCATTTAAGCAGCATTCTAAATGCAGCGTATTTCTATATTTAAATAATACTAAACCATTTAGATATTTCCACGTTGGTATATGGAAAAACGGTTATTATGATGAAGCTAATGAAAATACATTATGACAATCATGCGGATGCAGCTTATATTTATATTGCTGACAAAATCACAAACGGTTCAGTAAAGAAGACCTATGCCTGTGATATATCAGAAACTGACCATATGATAAATTTAGATTTTGATAATCAAGGCCGCTTAATAGGTATCGAAGTGCTTGACGCAAGTAAATGCCTGCCAAAAGAATCATTGAGATCAGCAGAAAAAATATAATAAAATGGCACATTCAAAAATACAGCCCTACAAACCCACCCATAAGCTCAGAATAGTCACTGCAGCTTCACTGTTTGACGGGCACGATTCGGCCATTAACATTATGCGCAGGATCCTTCAGGCCTCAGGAGCAGAAGTGATACACCTGGGTCACAACAGGTCTGTGCTGGAAGTGGTGAATTGTGCCATCCAGGAAGATGCACAAGCTATTGCAATGACTTCTTACCAGGGCGGCCATATCGAATATTTAAAATATATGGTTGACCTTTTGAAAGAAAAAGGGGCCGGGCACATTAAAATATTTGCCGGTGGTGGCGGAACGATCCTGCCTGAAGAAATAAAAGAGCTTGAAGTATATGGCATCACC encodes the following:
- a CDS encoding T9SS type A sorting domain-containing protein; translation: MEKLSRISCLIIIIFIITINSKIFSQINIGGIPHTFLPNCSPSIKNKIIPITNMPPVDTSLLLFQDSLQLADTTIKEKTFSFGYSMPVNLGLNNSGLWDTLDDGSLIWRLKIKSIGAYDILLVFNQFWLPQGAILYIYNEDKSAWIGGFTEQNNKPYNRFSAGPIQGETIILEYYEPSNVIQHGNINVSGVVHVYKNLFHKSHPITGFGSSGACNINVRCPEGNGWCNQRRSVAYILRLNTNGHHVTLCSGALVNNLRSDLRPYLLTANHCVTSSSAGNISDWLFIFNYQSPICANPIDQPTTTYSISGSLLRASRSGSDFALLELSASPPGDFNTYYAGWYKDNARPENGVGIHHPSGDIKKISVYDKKPRRRKFLGAKCWKFKWASGTTEGGSSGSPLFNQFNLIVGQLYGGGASCDNQNDKDNYGRFDISWDEGGSASTRLKDWLAPITLSFTGLGGRDPCRISYNFNNANDLHTSASVVSFSAPPLPGQRTYNGVYEATTSIVASNCTVQSGTSVTFNAPFVRLTNGFHAIAGTGSFFRITGQGCLRGCNTGVGRYMPYEEEPVVIFNLNDSIIKYNELNNKALSNILSQENFYLYPNPTNGIFNLEVSLNNKESIKIVISDILGNEIYAVSEGAILQKNYQINLSSYPNGIYIVRLITNDEVINKKIILSK
- a CDS encoding META domain-containing protein, which encodes MKRTEMYVVFFIFLLFNTSCKKDNNTLTGKWKLISYEDINNDTITYEPQNISRSIIIEFSDKGKKGKLNGHTVTNSVSGKYKLNDNNKIEVLEFGGTKVAEPEWGKKFWNAIYIVTSYQVTKYNLYLLFNNDTEKMIFEKQ
- a CDS encoding helix-turn-helix transcriptional regulator; its protein translation is MKNYSLKIKNLTCDNCMRVLKEQLEINNIHVNNIMTGKIILANKPGQFQLMRIRVILRNNNMQLILGRKQMIVAEIKGTINNLIFNSKINRNNSDYISGSIGMNYNYLSGLFKSVEKITIEKYIISQKRVRVKQLLIEGELTETKIAKKMRYSSVQYLSNQFKKTEGETLSSYKKKHSPTHTSSTL
- a CDS encoding DUF2283 domain-containing protein — encoded protein: MKLMKIHYDNHADAAYIYIADKITNGSVKKTYACDISETDHMINLDFDNQGRLIGIEVLDASKCLPKESLRSAEKI